Proteins from one Daphnia pulicaria isolate SC F1-1A chromosome 3, SC_F0-13Bv2, whole genome shotgun sequence genomic window:
- the LOC124328335 gene encoding flocculation protein FLO11-like isoform X2 — MDVDPPSLPHPVLKRCSSAPMINDCETEAGAVATSPATASSASTAPSLSRTSPTFILCSTFEPRTRRFSASFSPLHSPGTPASPRVPPSRVSQLKKEEACDAVGREVASEKEFQSTLQISASWEDLSLSDTDSKETKTEPQKRPSSACTEPIHVTLPNGLSPFVSSPYPSPTRVSGRQCFSPSMQIPVRNSSFSPTPSPSPTRKTFYTSRRSLSPIAIRASSLGPVKRKCDLEERGDSPWGPHKKYQHFSPASSISGVSGPLLVTQISSSGESGESSGGVSIVSRNNVIPTPDSHSASASPSDSGSNNPSPLQVCKLVDSPSNSPSGRRSSIGVGGESSGSRSRDRTSCVVPSPLAATNTIEDIEGEYKNNSSSKERKDFSRLFVPIQSPSPGAMDCCTGDSEESLANNHLDFSTNKIREPVSKDYSVAMGADYGTMDENMDEPLMVSSQEHTMSVDSSLSPMDPSV; from the exons ATGGATGTGGACCCACCTTCTCTTCCACATCCTGTTTTAAAAAGATGCTCTAGTGCCCCAATGATTAATGACTGTGAGACAGAAGCTGGTGCCGTAGCAACATCCCCTGCTACGGCCTCATCAGCCAGCACAGCCCCTTCACTTTCCAG AACATCACCCACATTTATTTTGTGTTCCACATTTGAACCAAGGACCAGAAGATTTAGTGCAAGTTTTAGCCCATTGCATTCCCCTGGG ACACCCGCAAGCCCAAGAGTCCCTCCCTCCAGAGTTAGCCaactaaagaaagaagaagcttgTGATGCTGTTGGCAGAGAAGTTGCCAGTGAAAAAGAGTTTCAGTCCACTTTACAAATCTCAGCCTCCTGGGAGGATCTGTCTCTG aGTGATACTGATTCAAAAGAGACTAAAACTGAGCCTCAAAAAAGGCCTTCCTCCGCTTGCACGGAGCCCATTCATGTAACTTTACCTAACGGACTGTCACCCTTTGTTTCGTCTCCTTATCCCTCACCAACAAG GGTCAGTGGTCGTCAATGTTTTTCGCCATCCATGCAAATTCCTGTTAGGAACTCGTCATTCTCGCCAACTCCCAGCCCCAGTCCTACAAGAAAAACGTTTTATACAag TCGAAGAAGTCTCTCTCCGATAGCCATTCGCGCCAGTTCTCTTGGACCGGTTAAGAGAAAATGTGATTTAGAAGAGCGAGGCGATTCTCCTTGGGGTCCTCATAAAAAGTACCAACATTTTTCACCGGCCAGCAGTATTTCTGGTGTGAGTGGTCCACTTTTGGTCACCCAAATTTCATCTAG tggAGAAAGCGGTGAAAGCTCTGGCGGAGTTTCCATCGTTAGCCGTAATAATGTGATCCCTACACCCGATTCTCATTCGGCATCGGCCAGCCCGTCGGATTCTGGTTCTAATAATCCTTCACCACTTCAG GTATGCAAACTGGTCGATAGTCCATCTAACAGCCCTAGTGGGCGCCGTAGTAGCATTGGAGTTGGAGGTGAAAGCAGTGGTAGTCGTTCTCGTGATCGCACTTCATGCGTCGTCCCATCTCCATTAGCCGCTACCAACACGATTGAAGATATAGAAGGAGAatacaaaaacaattcaagCAGTAAAGAGCGAAAAGATTTCTCTAGGCTCTTTGTTCCAATTCAATCGCCTTCACCTGGAGCCATGGACTGCTGTACGGGGGATAGCGAAGAGTCTCTAGCCAATAATCATCTCGATTTCTCAACCAACAAAATTCGTGAACCAGTTTCTAAAGATTATTCCGTTGCTATGG GCGCGGATTATGGCACCATGGATGAAAACATGGATGAACCGCTCATGGTTTCATCACAGGAACATACGATGAGCGTCGACTCTAGTCTCTCTCCTATGGATCCTTCCGTTTAA
- the LOC124328335 gene encoding P2R1A-PPP2R2A-interacting phosphatase regulator 1-like isoform X1 has product MDVDPPSLPHPVLKRCSSAPMINDCETEAGAVATSPATASSASTAPSLSSRTSPTFILCSTFEPRTRRFSASFSPLHSPGTPASPRVPPSRVSQLKKEEACDAVGREVASEKEFQSTLQISASWEDLSLSDTDSKETKTEPQKRPSSACTEPIHVTLPNGLSPFVSSPYPSPTRVSGRQCFSPSMQIPVRNSSFSPTPSPSPTRKTFYTSRRSLSPIAIRASSLGPVKRKCDLEERGDSPWGPHKKYQHFSPASSISGVSGPLLVTQISSSGESGESSGGVSIVSRNNVIPTPDSHSASASPSDSGSNNPSPLQVCKLVDSPSNSPSGRRSSIGVGGESSGSRSRDRTSCVVPSPLAATNTIEDIEGEYKNNSSSKERKDFSRLFVPIQSPSPGAMDCCTGDSEESLANNHLDFSTNKIREPVSKDYSVAMGADYGTMDENMDEPLMVSSQEHTMSVDSSLSPMDPSV; this is encoded by the exons ATGGATGTGGACCCACCTTCTCTTCCACATCCTGTTTTAAAAAGATGCTCTAGTGCCCCAATGATTAATGACTGTGAGACAGAAGCTGGTGCCGTAGCAACATCCCCTGCTACGGCCTCATCAGCCAGCACAGCCCCTTCACTTTCCAG tAGAACATCACCCACATTTATTTTGTGTTCCACATTTGAACCAAGGACCAGAAGATTTAGTGCAAGTTTTAGCCCATTGCATTCCCCTGGG ACACCCGCAAGCCCAAGAGTCCCTCCCTCCAGAGTTAGCCaactaaagaaagaagaagcttgTGATGCTGTTGGCAGAGAAGTTGCCAGTGAAAAAGAGTTTCAGTCCACTTTACAAATCTCAGCCTCCTGGGAGGATCTGTCTCTG aGTGATACTGATTCAAAAGAGACTAAAACTGAGCCTCAAAAAAGGCCTTCCTCCGCTTGCACGGAGCCCATTCATGTAACTTTACCTAACGGACTGTCACCCTTTGTTTCGTCTCCTTATCCCTCACCAACAAG GGTCAGTGGTCGTCAATGTTTTTCGCCATCCATGCAAATTCCTGTTAGGAACTCGTCATTCTCGCCAACTCCCAGCCCCAGTCCTACAAGAAAAACGTTTTATACAag TCGAAGAAGTCTCTCTCCGATAGCCATTCGCGCCAGTTCTCTTGGACCGGTTAAGAGAAAATGTGATTTAGAAGAGCGAGGCGATTCTCCTTGGGGTCCTCATAAAAAGTACCAACATTTTTCACCGGCCAGCAGTATTTCTGGTGTGAGTGGTCCACTTTTGGTCACCCAAATTTCATCTAG tggAGAAAGCGGTGAAAGCTCTGGCGGAGTTTCCATCGTTAGCCGTAATAATGTGATCCCTACACCCGATTCTCATTCGGCATCGGCCAGCCCGTCGGATTCTGGTTCTAATAATCCTTCACCACTTCAG GTATGCAAACTGGTCGATAGTCCATCTAACAGCCCTAGTGGGCGCCGTAGTAGCATTGGAGTTGGAGGTGAAAGCAGTGGTAGTCGTTCTCGTGATCGCACTTCATGCGTCGTCCCATCTCCATTAGCCGCTACCAACACGATTGAAGATATAGAAGGAGAatacaaaaacaattcaagCAGTAAAGAGCGAAAAGATTTCTCTAGGCTCTTTGTTCCAATTCAATCGCCTTCACCTGGAGCCATGGACTGCTGTACGGGGGATAGCGAAGAGTCTCTAGCCAATAATCATCTCGATTTCTCAACCAACAAAATTCGTGAACCAGTTTCTAAAGATTATTCCGTTGCTATGG GCGCGGATTATGGCACCATGGATGAAAACATGGATGAACCGCTCATGGTTTCATCACAGGAACATACGATGAGCGTCGACTCTAGTCTCTCTCCTATGGATCCTTCCGTTTAA
- the LOC124328333 gene encoding run domain Beclin-1-interacting and cysteine-rich domain-containing protein-like has translation MTMIERENENISAVNTGCIPKVALAPVKTREISASESCLGNTATELNVNEKLCTTDQIEIKQEMATGNSDDLNSKPANEVVKAQPTHQHRSKHVRSFSDCTGLSSASSDRHKISPFIQVGNVSGNVQDSSQKPGRPRFLDDGGSSIVVAAGGHEYPKRQRGQSLVDYLMSNQSRKIGPELDRENAHFSVSEAMIAAIEETKFYKWTDSKEEEEDDQLIKSDLNDESDEEIRQMKFELQSAFSDKHFVSNAATDCSISPESSVSTMTPPFSPSSSLASAILFADFKKNGAMEHIDSGISFTSFCSAIEKERRRSRKLARLKRVHSRLVSRMSSGFLTENASDSAAAMPSAPIAVNQHRISSESTSRRALFSPSPPSPVSTSTPSTPLNESTVSAENIALSLLGHFSQLRLPNESEMEWLVSEKDAPQHLLPMPQSWPVNPDDPFMQLKENEIDEGQMTSLRGNNEWAPPRPQIVFAVYTSPNLKVVMAKQNYRCAGCGMRVEPEHSHNFRYCHYLGRYFCTACHSNKTFVVPSRIFKKWDFRKYPVSNFSYDLLERMWFDSLFRLGYINPLLYRRCRQLNKVLELRLQLINVAEFLRICRFGTDIWEDFRKQSADWLEDPEIYSLYDLTRVNSGELFQLLRQIVSSGMNHIIHCELCKARGFLCEKCSSSEVIFPFQVDTVIRCSQCGSCFHRPCWSNPASCPRCQRIARRLQVNKSPIT, from the exons ATGACTATGAtcgagagagaaaacgaaaacatCTCAGCTGTGAACACCGGATGCATCCCAAAAGTTGCCCTAGCTCCAGTTAAAACCAGAGAAATCTCTGCATCAGAATCTTGTTTAGGAAATACAGCTACTGAATTAAATGTAAATGAAAAGCTATGTACAACAgatcaaattgaaatcaaacaagagaTGGCTACGGGAAATTCTGATGACCTAAATTCTAAACCTGCAAATGAAGTAGTGAAAGCACAACCCACTCACCAGCACAGATCAAAACATGTTAGATCTTTTTCAGACTGCACTGGCCTGAGCTCCGCTTCCTCTGATAGACATAAAATTTCCCCATTCATTCAAGTTGGGAATGTCTCTGGAAATGTACAAG ACAGTTCACAGAAGCCTGGTAGGCCTCGTTTCTTGGATGATGGTGGAAGTTCTATTGTTGTGGCTGCAGGAGGGCATGAGTATCCAAA AAGACAAAGAGGTCAATCACTAGTGGATTATTTGATGTCCaatcaatcaaggaaaattgGTCCAGAGCTTGATAGAGAAAATGCACATTTCAGTGTTTCTGAAGCCATGATTGCTGCCATTGAAGAA acAAAATTCTACAAATGGACAGAcagtaaagaagaagaagaagacgaccaGTTAATAAAAAGTGATCTCAACGATGAGAGTGACGAAGAAATACGTCAAATGAAATTCGAATTACAATCAGCATTTAGTGATAAACATTTTG tttccaaTGCGGCTACAGACTGTAGCATTTCACCCGAATCTAGTGTTTCCACAATGACCCCTCCTTTTTCTCCCTCGAGTTCGTTGGCTTCAGCAATTCTGTTTGcggattttaaaaagaatggcGCAATGGAACATATTGATTCTG GTATATCATTTACTTCTTTTTGCTCTGCAATTGAGAAAGAAAGACGTAGATCCCGAAAACTTGCTCGTTTGAAACGCGTCCATTCGCGATTAGTGTCTCGAATGAGTTCGGGTTTTCTCACTGAAAATGCTTCAGATTCTGCCGCGGCAATGCCTAGCGCTCCTATTGCCGTCAACCAACATCGAATCAGCAGTGAATCGACTAGCCGACGGGCCCTGTTTAGTCCATCACCTCCTTCACCAGTGTCCACTTCTACGCCTTCAACTCCTTTAAATGAATCTACCGTCTCTGCCGAAAATATTGCTCTTAGTCTTTTAGGTCATTTTAGTCAACTCCGGCTACCAAACGAATCTGAAATGGAGTGGCTCGTCTCAGAGAAAGATGCTCCACAACAC CTGTTACCTATGCCTCAAAGTTGGCCCGTCAATCCTGACGATCCCTTCAtgcaattaaaagaaaacgaaattgaCGAAGGACAGATGACAAGCCTCCGCGGAAATAACGAGTGGGCACCGCCACGCCCTCAAATCGTCTTCGCTGTCTACACATCACCCAA CCTCAAGGTCGTTATGGCCAAACAGAACTACCGTTGTGCAGGGTGTGGCATGAGAGTTGAACCCGAACACAGTCACAACTTCCGTTATTGTCACTACTTAGGACGTTATTTCTGCACAGCCTGTCACTCTAACAAAACTTTCGTCGTTCCTAGTCGGATTTTCAAGAAATGGGATTTTAGAAA gtATCCTGTATCAAACTTTTCCTATGACCTGCTGGAACGCATGTGGTTTGATTCACTTTTCCGTTTGGGTTACATCAATCCCCTTTTGTACCGTCGTTGCCGACAATTGAACAAAGTGCTTGAACTACGGTTGCAGCTTATAAACGTCGCAGAATTCCTACGTATTTGCCGATTCGGCACAGA tatTTGGGAAGATTTCCGAAAACAATCAGCCGATTGGCTTGAGGATCCCGAGATTTATTCGCTCTATGATTTGACTAGAGTTAATTCGGGTGAACTATTCCAGCTTTTACGCCAAATCGTTTCAAGTGGCATGAATCACATTATCCATTGCGAG TTGTGTAAAGCTCGCGGCTTCCTTTGCGAGAAGTGCAGTTCTTCTGAAGTGATCTTTCCATTTCAAGTCGACACGGTAATACGCTGCAGTCAGTGCGGTAGCTGCTTTCATCGTCCATGTTGGAGCAACCCGGCGTCATGTCCTCGCTGCCAAAGGATTGCTCGGCGATTGCAAGTGAACAAATCCCCAATCACTTGA